CAGGCGGTAGCGGTCCAGGTCGTTCTGGACGACCATGTCGAACGGGGTGGTCGTGGTGCCGCGTTCCTTGTAGCCGCGGACGTGCAGGTGCTCGTGGCCGTCGCGGCGGTAGGCCAGGCGGTGGAGGAGCCACGGGTAGCCGTGGTAGGCGAAGATCACCGGTTTGTCGGCGGTGAAGATGCCGTCGTACTCGAAGTCGGTCATGCCGTGCGGGTGTTCCTCGGCGGGGAGCAGCCGGGCGATGTCGACGACGTTGACCACGCGGACGGCGAGGTCGGGCAGGTGCGTGCGGAGCAACTGCGCGGCGGCGAGCGTCTCCTGGGTGGGGACGTCGCCGGCGCAGGCCAGGACCACGTCGGGCTCCCGGGTGCCGTCCTCGGTGCCGGCCCAGTCCCAGACGCCGAGGCCGCGGGCGCAGTGGACGCGGGCCTCCTCCATCGTGAGCCAGTCGAAGCAGGGCTGTTTGCCGGCCACGATCACGTTGACGTAGTTCTTGCTGCGCAGCGCGTGGTCGGCGACCGACAGCAGCGTGTTGGCGTCCGGCGGGAAGTAGACCCGTACGGCCTCGGGGCTCTTGTTGAGGATGTGGTCGACGAAGCCGGGGTCCTGGTGGGAGAAGCCATTGTGGTCCTGGCGCCAGACGTGGGAAGTGAGGAGGTAGTTGAGTGAGGCGATGGGGGCGCGCCAGGAGAGGCTACGGGTGGTGCGCAGCCATTTGATGTGCTGGTTGACCATCGAGTCGACGATGTGCACGAATGCCTCGTAGCAGGAGAACAGTCCGTGCCGGCCGGTGAGGAGGTAGCCCTCCAGCCAGCCCTGGCAGGTGTGTTCGGAGAGGATCTCCATCACCCGGCCGTGCCGGTCCAGGTCCTCGTCCACCGGGCGGGTCTCCGCCTGCCACGCCTTGCCGCTGGCGGCGTAGACGGCCTGGAGGCGGTTGGACGCGGTCTCGTCGGGGCCGACGAGACGGAAGTCGCGGCGGTCGGTGGTGGCGGCCATGACGTCCAGGAGCATGTCGCCGAGCACGCGGGTGGGTTCGTGCAGGGTGGCGCCGGGTTTGTCGACGGCGACGGCGTGCTTCTCCAGTGGCGGCAGGGGCAGTTCGCGGACCAGCAGGCCGCCGTTGGCGCGGGGTGTGGCGCCGAGCCGGCGCTCGCCCTCCGGGATCCAGGCCAGCACCTCGGGGCGGGGTGCGCCGTGTTCGTCGAAGAGTTCCTCCGGGCGGTACGAGCGCAGCCAGGCCTCCAGTTGGCGGAGGTGCTCGGGGTTGTCGCGGACGGCGGCGAGCGGGACCTGGTGGGCGCGCCAGGTGCCCTCCACCGGAAGGCCGTCCACCTCGGCGGGACCGGTCCAGCCCTTCGGTGTGCGCAGCACGATCATCGGCCAGCGGGGGCGTTCGGTGGCGCCTTCCTCGCGGGCGGCACGCTGGATGGCGGCGATGCGGTCCAGGGCGGTGTCCAGCGCGCCGGCCATCGCCTGGTGGACGGCGGCAGGGTCGTCACCGGTGACGTGGAGGGGGTCGTGGCCGTAGCCGCGCAGCAGCTCGTCGAGCTCGGGTTCGGGGAGGCGGGCGAGGACGGTCGGGTTGGCGATCTTGTAGCCGTTGAGGTGGAGGATCGGGAGGACGGCACCGTCGTGGACGGGGTCGAGGAACTTGTTCGAGTGCCAGGACGCGGCGAGCGGGCCGGTCTCCGCCTCGCCGTCACCGATCACGCAGGCGACGAGGAGGGCGGGGTTGTCGAAGGCGGCGCCGTAGGCGTGGGAGAGGGCGTAGCCGAGTTCGCCACCCTCGTGGATCGAGCCGGGGGTCTCGGGGGCCACGTGGCTGGGGATGCCGCCGGGGAAGGAGAACTGTTTGAAGAGGCGGGCCATGCCGGGGGCGTCGCGGGTGACGTCCGGGTAGGTCTCGGTGTACGAGCCCTCCAGCCAGCTGTTGGCGACGACGGCGGGGCCGCCGTGGCCCGGGCCCCAGATGCAGAGGGTGTCCTGGTCGCGGGTGCGGATGATGCGGTTGAGGTGGGTGTGGACGAGGTTGAGGCCGGGTGAGGTGCCCCAGTGGCCCAGGAGGCGGGGTTTGACGTGTTCCGGGCGGAGGGGGGTGGAGAGGAGGGGGTTGGACATGAGGTAGATCTGGCCGACGGCGAGGTAGTTGGCTGCGCGCCAGTGGGCGTCGAGGGTGGTGAGGTCTTCGGGGGTGAGGGGGGTCTGGGGGGCTTGGGGAGTGCGGGGGGTGCCGGCTTGTGCGGTGTCGTCGGCGGGCATGGGGGGCCTTCCGGGTTGGGGCGGGTGGTTCCACCTTGCGCGTTTTCCCGGGTACCCGCGAGGGCCGGTTGGCCCACTCGGATGGCGGGCGGTGAGTTTTTCGCCATCGGGCCCGTCACAGGGCACCCTCGATGGGGCTCTGCCCCGGCCCCCCGTGCAACCCCCCTGCAACCTGGCGTGCCGTTCAATCGGCAGTTCACGTGCCGGACGGCGGGAGGCAGGGGATGGGTGAGGGAGAGCGCGACGCCCGCGAGGTCGTCGTAGCGCGCGTGGCGTTGACGGACGCCGCCGCCGACCTCGTACGGCGGCTTCGCGCGGCGCACGGGCCGCTCATGTTCCACCAGTCGGGCGGCTGCTGCGACGGCAGCGCCCCCATGTGCTACCCCGACGGCGAATTCCGTACCGGCGGCTCCGACGTGCTGCTCGCCGAGCTGGAGGTCGACGGGGTCGGCGAACCCGTCGGGTTCTGGATGTCCCGCAGCCAGTACGAGGTGTGGGCGCACACCCGGCTGATCGTGGACGTCGTACCCGGACGCGGCAGCGGATTCTCCCTGGAGGCACCCGAAGGAGTGCGTTTTCTGATCCGTTCCCGCGTCGTCGACGCATAGCAGCCGTCCGCGTCACCACCGTCTGGTGGACTGCCCCTCGCACTCCCGGCTCATTCCTGTGATGAGCGGGTGAGTTGATGATGCGTCAGCTCGACTCCGAAAAGCTGACGGTCAGACAGCCAGGCAGCCACCGGTCCCCAGGGGGTACTCGTGACGCGTTACCGGCACTTCCGTCCCAGAACCCGGCTCACCACCCTTCTCGCCCAGCTCTCCGTCCTCGGCACGCTGGCCGGTGCCGCCCTCGCGGGCGCCTCGCCCGCCGCCGCCGGACAGCGCGCCGTCGACATCTCGCCCGGCGTCACCTACCGGGACTACGACCTCGCCGCCGCCCACGGCACGACCCACGTCCACCTTCTCACCGTCGACCTGAGCGATCCGCACGTACGTGTGGATCTGCTGTATCCGGGTGCCGTCGCCGCCCGCGCCACCGTCTCCCGGATGGCCGCCTCCGCCGGCGCGGTCGCCGGGGTCAACGGTGACTTCTTCGACATCAGCGAGGCCCAGCACCCCGGCGTGGAGGTGACCGGCGCCCCGGTCGGCCCGGCGGTCGCGGGCGGCCGTGCGCTGAAGGCGGCGGTGCCGCGCGGCCAGCGCTTCGGCCCGGCGCTGCCTGCCTCGGGCAGCACCGAGGACGTGCTCGGCGTCGGCACCGACGGCGTCGCCCGGCTGGACCGGCTGTCCCTGACCGGAACGGTACGGACGGCGGCCGACGGGTCCCTGCCGCTGCGCGGGCTCAACCAGTACGCGCTGCCCGAGGGCTCGGTCGGCGCGTACACCGCCGACTGGGGCGGCGTCTCGCGGCGCCGGGCGGTGTGCGGCACCGACACCGAGCGCGGGGCGCCGTGCGGTACGGACACCTACGAGGTGACGGTGCGCGGTGGGCGGGTCGTCTCGGCCGCCGACTCCCCCGGCTCGGGGACCGTCGCCGACGGTGCGACCGTGCTGGTCGGGCGCGAGGCGGGCGCCCAGTGGCTGCGGAAGCTCGCCGTCGGCGAGCAGGTCACGGTGGAGCAGCGGCTGGTCGCCAAGACGGCGGGGGTGTCGTACCGCTTCGCGGTGGGGGGTGCGGTGCTGCGGCGGGGCGGGAAGGCCGTGCCGGGGCTGGACGACTCGGTGTCGACGGTTCGTACGGCGCTGGGGGTCGCCGATGGGGGGCGGCGGTTGCTGTTGCTCGCGCTGGACGGTGGGGCGGCGTACCGGTCGGGGTTGACGGTGGCCGAAGTGGGGGCGGAGTTGGGGCGGTTGGGGGCGGGGGATGTCGTCGGGGTGGATGGTGGGGGGTCCACGACGTTGGTTGCGCGGGGAGCGGGGGGTGCGTCCGTGAGTGTGCGGAACCATCCCTCCGGGGGTGGGGAGAGGGCGGTTGCCAACGGGGTGGGGGTGTTTGCCGTCGGGGGGTGAGCCCTCCTCCGGGGGGCGTCCGCGGGACTTTTTCGCCCCCGCCGCCCCTTCCCGGTCCCACCCCCGGGGGCTGCGCCCCCGGACCCCCCTACGGAGCTTCGCTCCGTTTTGCGCAGTTCCCCGCGCCCCTGCTCACGGACGCAGACTGCTCACGATGTCCGCCGTCGCCAGCAGGCCGTTGTGGATTGTGGGCGCCATGCTGCTGCTGGCCAGGAGGAAGCCCAGCAGGGCGCAGACCAGGGCATGCGAGACCTTCAGGCCGCCGTTGCGGAGGAAGATCACCGCAAGGATGGTCAGCAGCAGTACGAGCGAGATGGAAATGGCCATGGTCAACCTCCTCCGCCACGTCCGCTTCGCGGCGTTCGGCCGCAAGTGTGGCGTAGCGGAGGGTTCGTCCGGGCGGCTGACGTGTCCTCCGAACGAGTGGTGTCACGGCCGTGCGTGGCTCCTACGCCGGTGCGCGCAGGTCCACCAGTCCCGCCAGCCGTTCGCGGTGGGCGCCCGCCGTGCCGTACGCCAGCGAGTCGGCCTTGGCCCGCTTCAGGTAGAGGTGGGCCGGGTGCTCCCAGGTCATGCCGATCCCGCCGTGCAGTTGGACGGCCTCCTCCGCGGCGTGCACGGCGACCCCGGCGGCGTACGCCTGGGCGACGGTGACCGCGAGGTCGCGCTCCTCGCTGCCGGTGGCGAGCGCGTCGGCGGCGTTGCGGGCGGCGGCGCGCAGATTGACGATCTCCAGCCACAGCTGGGCCAGCCGGTGCTTGAGCGCCTGGAAGCCGCCGACCGGGCGGTTGAACTGCTTGCGGTCCTTCAGATGGCGGACCGTCTCCGTCAGGCACCAGTCGGCGAGGCCCAGTTGTTCGGAGGCGAGCAGTCCGGCGCCGGCCCGCAGCCCGCGGCGTACGGCGGGTTCGGCGTCGCCGAGGCGGCGGGCCGGTGCGCCGTCGAGGCGTACGCGGGCCACCGGGCGGGTCAGGTCCAGGGAGAGCTGTGCGGTGACGGTCACGTCGGCGGCGGCCACCGCGTACAGGCCGCCGTCGTCGGCCGGGACGAGGAGGACGTCGGCGGCGGTGGCGTCGGCGACCGCGGTCAGCTCGCCGTGCAGGGTGCCGTTCTCCAGGCGGGCGGTGGGGAAGGGGGCGCCCGGGGCGGTGTGCAGGGCGACGGCGAGCGTTGCGACCGTCGCGCCCGAGGCCAGTTCACCGAGCAGACCGACGGCCGGGTCCCCGGTCCCGCGTTCCAGCAGTGCCTCCGTGGCGACGACGGCGCTCGTCAGGTACGGCACGGGTGCGACCGCGCGGCCCAGTTCCTCCAGGACGACGGCGGCCTCGCGGTGGGTGGCGCCCTGGCCGCCGAGTTCCTCGGGGACGAGGAGTCCGGCGAGGCCCATGCCCTCGGTGAGCGCCTTCCACAGCCGTACGTCGTGCCGGGTCTCCGACTCGGTGCGGGCGAGGACGCCCGCCGGGTCGCAGTGGTCGGTGAGCAGGTCGCGGACGGCGGCGCGCAGCGCCTCTTCCTCCTCGGAGTGGAGCAGGTCGGGCTGTGTGCTCATCGGGCCAGGTCCTTCCAGGCGACGTCCTTGTCGGTGCGCGGCTCGGCGGGCAGGCCGAGGACGCGTTCGGCGACGATGTTCAGCAGCACCTCGCTGGTGCCGCCCTCGATGCTGTTGCCCTTGGCGCGGAGGTAGCGGTAGCCGGCCTCGCGGCCGGTGAAGTCGACGAGTTCGGGCCGGCGCATGGTCCAGTCGTCGTACAACAGGCCCTCCTCGCCGAGTAGTTCGACCTCCAGGCCGCTGATCTCCTGGTTGAGGCGGGCGAAGGCGAGTTTCATGCCGGAGCCCTCGTAGCCGGGCTGGCCGGCGGCGAGCTGCTGGCGCAGGCGTTCGGCGGTGAGGCGGGAGACCTCGGCCTCCACCCACAGTTTCAGCAGCCGCTGGTGCAGGTCGTGGGTGCGCAGTTCGGGGCGTTCGCGCCAGGTGCGGGAGACCGGGCCGATCATGCCGCCCTCGCGGGGCAGCCGCATGCCGCCGATGGAGACGCGCTCGTTCATGAGGGTCGTCTGGGCGACCCGCCAGCCGTCGCCGACGTCGCCGAGCCGGCGGGAGTCGGGGATGCGGACGTCGGTGAGGAAGACCTCGTTGAACTCGGCCTCGCCGGTGATCTGCCGCAACGGGCGGACCTCGACGCCGGGGTCGGTCATGTCGCAGACGAAGTAGGTGATGCCGGCGTGCTTGGGGACGTCGGGGTCGGTGCGGGCGATGAGGATGGCCCAGCGCGCGACGTGGGCGCTGGAGGTCCAGACCTTCTGCCCGTTGACCACCCAGTCTCCCCCGCTCTCGGCTTCGCTCGAGCGGGAGGGGCCCCCATCGCCCCGTACGGCGCGGGTGCCGAGCGCGGCCAGGTCGGAGCCGGCGCCGGGCTCGCTGAAGAGCTGGCACCACACCTCCTCGCCGGTCCACAGCGGGCGCAGGAAGCGCCGCTGCTGTTCGGGCGTGCCGTACCGCAGGATCGTCGGCGCGGCCATGCCGAGGCCGATGCCGATGCGCCGGGGGTCGTTGTCGGGGGCGCCGGCGGCCTCCAACTCGGCGTCCACGACGGCCTGGAGGGAGCGGGGGGCGCCGAGGCCGCCGAGGCCCTCGGGGTAGTGCACCCAGGCCAGGCCCGCGTCGAACCGGGCGCGCAGGAAGTCGAGCCGGTCGGTGCCGGCGGGCGGGTGGGCGGCGAGGAACTCGCGGGTGCGGCGGCGCAGTTCGGGCGCGTCGAGCTTGGCGGGGGCGTCGTGGTCCGTCATGCGGAAGCTCCGTTCTTCACTGCGGGCAGCACGACGATACGGCCCGTGCTGAGGCCGTCGGCGACCCGCTGTACGGCGGCCGAGGCGTCCTGAAGTGCCACCCGCTCGCTGACCAGCGGCTTGATCGCGCCCCGGGCGGCCAGTTCGGTGAGCTGCTCGTGGCAGTGCTGGACCAGCTCGGGGTTCTTGGTGTGGTAGAGGCCCCAGTGCAGGCCGAGGATCGCGTAGTTCTTGACGAGGGCGTGGTTGAGCGGCGGGCTGGGGATGGTGCCGCCGGCGAAGCCGACCACGACGATCCGGCCCTCGAAGGCGGCGAGCTTGGCGGACTGGGCGTAGGCCGTGCCGCCGACCGGGTCGTAGATCACGTCGGCGCCGCGCCCGCCGGTGGCCTCCTTGACGGTGGCGACGACGTCCTCGGTGCGACGGTCGACGACCAGGTCGCAGCCGAGGGTACGGGCGACGGCGGCCTTCTCGGCGCCGCCGACCACGCCGATGACCGTGGCGCCGGCCGCCTTGCCGAGCTGGACGGCGGCGCTGCCGACCCCGCCGGCGGCGGCGTGCACGAGGAGCGTCTCGCCGGCCTCCAGCCGGGCCCTGCGGTGCAGGCCGAACCAGCCGGTCTGGTAGCCGATGTGCAGGGTGGCGGCCTCGGCGTCGTCGAGCGAGTCGGGGGCGGGCAGGAGCGCGGCGGCGTCCGCGAGGGCGTACTCGGCGAAACCGCCGTGCGGGAGGGCGGAGGTGGCGAGGACGCGGCGGCCGTCCTCCGTCTCACCGCAGATCTCCACGCCGGGGGTGAAGGGCAGCGGCGGGCGGACCTGGTACTGGCCGCGGCAGAGGAGGGCGTCGGGGAAGTTGACGTTGGCGGCGCGCACCCTGAGCACGACCTGGCCGTCGCCGGGGGTGGGCGGCTCCACGTCCGCGAGGCGCATGGCCTCGGTCGGTTCGCCGTTCTCGTGCACCTGCCATGCCTGCATGCGCGGCCTCCAGGGGACTGCGTCGTCGGTCCGGGGTCTTGCCGTCTGTACGGTTCTGCCGTCTCTGCTTCCACGGCTCTGCCGTCTCTGCTTCCGCGGCCCTGCCGTCTTCGCATACTAAGCGGTCGCTTGCCGTCAGGGGAACAGGAGCCGCCGGTACGGCACCGACGGGGGCCGGCCTCTCGTACGTCGTCATATGGTCGCATTGACGATAAGGGGGACGCCATGCGAAGCTGGCGGCGCGCCGATCCACGCCGATCAGCGTCAACTCACCGACAAGCACCCCTTTTTCGGCATGCCGCCGCGCCCGACCCACGGAGTTTCCATGCCCCCTGCCGCCACCCGCGCCCCACAGCCTCACCTCAGCCCGCGGGGCACCGACCGGGCCGCGGGCGTCCTGCTCGGCGCGGCCGCGGGGGACGCGCTGGGTGTGCCCTACGAGTTCCGGGCGCGGCTGACCGGCGAGGAGCAGCCGCGGATGATCGGCGGCGGCCTGGGGCCGTACGAGCCCGGCGAGTACTCCGACGACACCCAGATGCAGGTGTGCATCGCCGAGGTCGCGGCCACCGGAGCCGATCTCCGCTCCCCCGAGGCCCTCGACGCGGTCGCGGCGAACTTCCAGCGCTGGCTGCGGGAGGGCGCCAGCGACGTCGGCAACCAGACCAGGGCCGTACTGCACGCCGCCGGGCGTACGTCCGGAGCGGCGGGCGCGGCGATGCGCGAGGCCGCCCGCAGCTTCACCGCCGCCAGGGCGAACAGCGCCGGGAACGGCTCGCTCATGCGGACCGGGATCGTCGCCCTCGCCCACCTCGGGGACGCCGCGGAGATGGCCGAGGCCGCCGTCGCGGTCAGCGGGCTCACCCATCCCGACCCGGACTGCGCCGACGCCTGCGTGCTGTGGTGCTCCGGCATCCGCACGGCCGTGCTGGAGGGCACCTTCGACGGCGTACGGGCCGGCCTGGAGCTGCTGCCCGCCGAGCGCCGGGCGCTGTGGGCCGAGCGGCTGGACGAGGCGGAGGCCCATCCTCCGCACCACTTCTCCCCCAACGGCTGGGTCGTCGCCGCGCTCCAGGCCGCCTGGTCGGCGATCACGCACACCCCCGTTCCCGGGCTGAACCCCGGCGAGGGCGGCTTCCCCGCCCAGCATCTGCGTCTCGCCCTGGAGGCGGCGGTCCGGGCCGGCGACGACACCGACACCGTCGCCGCGATCGCGGGCGCGCTGCTCGGCGCGCGCTGGGGCTGCTCGGGCATCCCGCTGGAATGGCAGCGGGCCGTGAACGGCTGGCCCTCGCTCACCGGCGTCGATCTCGTCCGGCTGGCGGTACGCACCGCCCTGGGCGGGCGGGACGACGGCGCCGGCTGGCCCTCCGCCGCGCGCATGTCCGTCCCGGCGGGCGCACCCCGCGCCTTCGCCGTCCCCCACCCGCACGACTCCGGGGTGGTCCTGGGCAACCTCGCCCTCCTCCAGGGGGCCGAGCCGGTCGACGTCGACGCGGTGGTGTCGCTGTGCCGCATGGGCACGGAGCCGGTCCTGCCGGGCATCGAAGCCGAGCACGTGCGCGTCTGGCTGGTGGACGGCGACGGGCACAACGCCAATCTGCACTACGTCGTGGACCAGGCCGCCCGCGAGGTACTGCGGCTGCGGCAGGCGGGCAAGCGGGTGCTGCTCCACTGCGTCGCCGGGCAGAGCCGTACGCCGGCCGTCGCCGCGGTCTACAGCCATCTGGCGCGCGGCATCGGCGCCGAGGCCGCCCTCTCCGGTCTCCGTGAGGTGCTGCCGCACGGCTGGCAGCTGTCGGCGCACCCCGAACTGCTCGACGCGGTGCACGCGTTGACCTCCGGCTCCACGGGGTCCACCGGATCCGATGGGTCCGCCGGGTCCGCCGCAGGCGGGCAGCCGGACGGCGTCGCTCCCGAGCAGGTGGCGCTCGTGCTGGACGACGGCCCGGAGCAGCGGCCGACGGAGCCGCAGCGGTCCGGGACGTTCCTGGAGGAGAAGGGCGCGGTGTCCCGGGTGCGCGGCCTGCTGCTCGGCCTTGCGCTGGGGGACACACTGGGCGCCGCGAGGGGCAAGCTGCCCGCCGCCGGACCGCTGCGGGCCGGGGTCAGCACCCAGCTGGCCTGCTTCACCGCCGAGGGCACCATTCGCGCATGGGTGCGCGGGCTGCACAAGGGCATCTGCCACCCCCCGTCGGTGGTGGGGCACGCCTACTGCCGCTGGGCCGCACTACAGGGGATCGAGGTCGAGCGGATGCGCGGGCACTGGGCCTCCGGCGGCCGGGTCTGGCCCGACGGCTGGCTCGCCCAGGTGCCCGTACTGGCCGAACGGCGCGGCTCGGCGCCGGCAACCGTGACGGCGTTGTCCGGCATCAAGCGGGGCGACCTGGGGAAGCCGACGGCCAGCCGCGGCTGCCACGCGCTCACCCGTACCCTCCCCATCGCCGTGGTCGGCGTCGCCCACGAGCCGGGGCGGGCGACCGAGCTGGCCCGGCAGACCGCCGCCCTCACCCACGGCGACCGGGCCGCGCAGTCCGCGGCGGCCCATGCGGTCGCCCTGGCCGGCCACTGCCTCACCAGTGCCGCCGATGACGCCCGCGGCTCCGGGCCCGGCACCCGGTCGCAGGTGCGGCAGGCCCTGCGGGACGGCGTCCGGGCGCTTCCCGAGGCCGACCCGGACCTGACGGCCGACGAGCACGACCGGCTCGCCGCGGCGCTCCGGGAGGCCGAGGAGCACCCCGCGGACGCGGGACGGCTCGCGCGGCTCGCGCCGGACCCCACCGCGCCGTCGGCACTGCTCGGCGGGGTGTACGTCGCCGCGTCCTTCCCCGGCCGGGACCAGGTGGACGCCGCGCTGCGCTTCGCCGCCGGGGCACCGGACGGCGACTCCGTCGCCTGTGTGGCCGGTGCGCTGCTCGGCGCGGCCCATGGCGCCGAGGCGCTGCCCGTCGCTCTGGTGAGCCGGCACGAGCTGGCCTGGGTGCTCGACACCCTGGCCCGCGACCTCGTCGCCCAGTTCACCGACTCCCCCAGCGGCAGCGAGTACGTCGGCGGCTGGGACCCGCACTGGTGGGGCCGCTACCCCGGCTGGTGACCCACCGGTCCCGGCACCGGCGCGGCGTCGGGCGTCGCCTCTTCGCCGTGCCGGGCCCGTGCGTGGGGCGCGTGGAGTGCGCGGGGCGCCCGCGGCGTCAGGCGTCGTCCGCGCCCCGCCGCGTCGGCCGGGCCCGTACGTGCATCCGTTCGCCCTGGGGGCCGAACAGGCTCAGGAACTCCACCGGGCCCTCGCCCGTGGAGCCGAACCAGTGCGGCACCCTCGTGTCGAACTCCGCGGCCTCGCCGGGGCCGAGCACGAGGTCGTGCTCGCCGAGCACCAGGCGCAGCCTGCCGGACATGACGTACAGCCACTCGTAGCCCTCGTGGGTGCGCGGATGGGGCTCGCACCCGCGTTGCGGCTCGAGCACCTTGAACGCCTGGAGCCCGCCGGGCTGGCGGGTGAGCGGCCAGTACGTGCGGCCGAATCGCTCGATCGGCTCGCCCCGCACCCGCGGGTCCCCCACCCGGGGCGCGCCCACCAGTTCGTCGAGCGGCACCTGGTGCGCCCGTGCGATCGGCAGCAGCAGCTCCAGGGAGGGTCTGCGCAGCCCGGACTCCAGCCGGGACAGCGTGCTGACCGAGATCCCGGTGGCCTCGGACAGCGCGGCCAGCGTGGCACCCCGCTCCTTGCGGATCCTGCGCAGCCGGGGGCCCACCTCCGCCAGTACCTCGTCGGTGTCGTGGCCCCCGGGCAGGTCGTCCCGCGCATCGTCGTTCATCCCTTCATTGCAGATTCGGCAAGTTCGTTTGTCAATACGGCGAGGGTCGGCGACGCTGCCCGTGGAGGTGGTCACCATGACCGACACGCGAAGCGACACATCCACCGACAGCTACGAAGTCCTCGTCATCGGGGGCGGCGCGGCCGGGCTCTCCGCCGGGCTGGTCCTCGGCCGGGCCCGGCGCCGGACGCTCCTGGTGGACGCGGGCGAGCCGCGCAACGCGCCCGCCGCGCACATGCAGGGCTATCTGTCCCGGGACGGCATGCCGCCGGCCGAGCTCCTGGCCGTGGGCCGCGAGGAGATCGCCCGGTACGGGACGGTGGAGCTGGTCCGGGACCGGGTCGTCGACGTGACCCGGGACGGGGCGGAGGGCTCTCCGCCCGGCTTCACCGCCGCCCTCGCCGGCGGGCGGACCGTCCGCGCCCGGCGGGTGATCGTGGCGACGGGGCTCAAGGACGAGCTGCCGGCCGTGCCCGGTGTCGCCGAGCGCTGGGGCCGGGACGTCATCCACTGCCCGTACTGCCACGGCTGGGAGGTGCGCGACGAGGCGTTCGGCGTGCTGGCGACCTCGCCGATGAGCGTCCACCAGGCGCTGCTGGTCAGCCACTGGTCGAAGGACACCACCCTGTTCCTGCACACCGTCGCGGAGGCGGACCTCTCCGACGACGAGCTGCGCAGACTCGCCGCGGCGGGCGTGCGCGTCGTGCCGGGCGAGGTGGCGGGGCTGGTGGTCGAGGACGACCGGATCACCGGCGTACGGCTGGCCGACGGCACGGTGCACGCCCGGTCCGTCGTCTTCGTCGCGCCCCGCATGGTGCCGCGCACCGGGCTCCTCGAGAAGCTGGGCGCCGAGCTGCGGGAGACCCCGATGGGCTCCTGCCCGGTGGTGGACGAGACGGGGCGTACGACGGTGCCGGGCGTGTGGGCCGCGGGCAACGCCACCCTCTTCGCGCAGCAGGTGATCAATGCGGCGAGCACCGGGTACACGGCGGCCGCCGCCGTCAACGGCGAGCTGGTGTTCGAGGACATCGACGCCCGGATCGGCGTGGAGCACACCGGGGCGACGGGCCCGGACGGGACCGGCGCGGAGGTGTAGACCCCCC
The DNA window shown above is from Streptomyces sp. NBC_00670 and carries:
- a CDS encoding phosphoketolase family protein → MPADDTAQAGTPRTPQAPQTPLTPEDLTTLDAHWRAANYLAVGQIYLMSNPLLSTPLRPEHVKPRLLGHWGTSPGLNLVHTHLNRIIRTRDQDTLCIWGPGHGGPAVVANSWLEGSYTETYPDVTRDAPGMARLFKQFSFPGGIPSHVAPETPGSIHEGGELGYALSHAYGAAFDNPALLVACVIGDGEAETGPLAASWHSNKFLDPVHDGAVLPILHLNGYKIANPTVLARLPEPELDELLRGYGHDPLHVTGDDPAAVHQAMAGALDTALDRIAAIQRAAREEGATERPRWPMIVLRTPKGWTGPAEVDGLPVEGTWRAHQVPLAAVRDNPEHLRQLEAWLRSYRPEELFDEHGAPRPEVLAWIPEGERRLGATPRANGGLLVRELPLPPLEKHAVAVDKPGATLHEPTRVLGDMLLDVMAATTDRRDFRLVGPDETASNRLQAVYAASGKAWQAETRPVDEDLDRHGRVMEILSEHTCQGWLEGYLLTGRHGLFSCYEAFVHIVDSMVNQHIKWLRTTRSLSWRAPIASLNYLLTSHVWRQDHNGFSHQDPGFVDHILNKSPEAVRVYFPPDANTLLSVADHALRSKNYVNVIVAGKQPCFDWLTMEEARVHCARGLGVWDWAGTEDGTREPDVVLACAGDVPTQETLAAAQLLRTHLPDLAVRVVNVVDIARLLPAEEHPHGMTDFEYDGIFTADKPVIFAYHGYPWLLHRLAYRRDGHEHLHVRGYKERGTTTTPFDMVVQNDLDRYRLVMDVIDRVPGLAIRAATVRQHMQDTRLRHHDWIREHGVDLPEVADWTWDG
- a CDS encoding DUF779 domain-containing protein, with the translated sequence MGEGERDAREVVVARVALTDAAADLVRRLRAAHGPLMFHQSGGCCDGSAPMCYPDGEFRTGGSDVLLAELEVDGVGEPVGFWMSRSQYEVWAHTRLIVDVVPGRGSGFSLEAPEGVRFLIRSRVVDA
- a CDS encoding phosphodiester glycosidase family protein is translated as MTRYRHFRPRTRLTTLLAQLSVLGTLAGAALAGASPAAAGQRAVDISPGVTYRDYDLAAAHGTTHVHLLTVDLSDPHVRVDLLYPGAVAARATVSRMAASAGAVAGVNGDFFDISEAQHPGVEVTGAPVGPAVAGGRALKAAVPRGQRFGPALPASGSTEDVLGVGTDGVARLDRLSLTGTVRTAADGSLPLRGLNQYALPEGSVGAYTADWGGVSRRRAVCGTDTERGAPCGTDTYEVTVRGGRVVSAADSPGSGTVADGATVLVGREAGAQWLRKLAVGEQVTVEQRLVAKTAGVSYRFAVGGAVLRRGGKAVPGLDDSVSTVRTALGVADGGRRLLLLALDGGAAYRSGLTVAEVGAELGRLGAGDVVGVDGGGSTTLVARGAGGASVSVRNHPSGGGERAVANGVGVFAVGG
- a CDS encoding acyl-CoA dehydrogenase family protein — its product is MSTQPDLLHSEEEEALRAAVRDLLTDHCDPAGVLARTESETRHDVRLWKALTEGMGLAGLLVPEELGGQGATHREAAVVLEELGRAVAPVPYLTSAVVATEALLERGTGDPAVGLLGELASGATVATLAVALHTAPGAPFPTARLENGTLHGELTAVADATAADVLLVPADDGGLYAVAAADVTVTAQLSLDLTRPVARVRLDGAPARRLGDAEPAVRRGLRAGAGLLASEQLGLADWCLTETVRHLKDRKQFNRPVGGFQALKHRLAQLWLEIVNLRAAARNAADALATGSEERDLAVTVAQAYAAGVAVHAAEEAVQLHGGIGMTWEHPAHLYLKRAKADSLAYGTAGAHRERLAGLVDLRAPA
- a CDS encoding acyl-CoA dehydrogenase family protein; translation: MTDHDAPAKLDAPELRRRTREFLAAHPPAGTDRLDFLRARFDAGLAWVHYPEGLGGLGAPRSLQAVVDAELEAAGAPDNDPRRIGIGLGMAAPTILRYGTPEQQRRFLRPLWTGEEVWCQLFSEPGAGSDLAALGTRAVRGDGGPSRSSEAESGGDWVVNGQKVWTSSAHVARWAILIARTDPDVPKHAGITYFVCDMTDPGVEVRPLRQITGEAEFNEVFLTDVRIPDSRRLGDVGDGWRVAQTTLMNERVSIGGMRLPREGGMIGPVSRTWRERPELRTHDLHQRLLKLWVEAEVSRLTAERLRQQLAAGQPGYEGSGMKLAFARLNQEISGLEVELLGEEGLLYDDWTMRRPELVDFTGREAGYRYLRAKGNSIEGGTSEVLLNIVAERVLGLPAEPRTDKDVAWKDLAR
- a CDS encoding NADPH:quinone oxidoreductase family protein gives rise to the protein MQAWQVHENGEPTEAMRLADVEPPTPGDGQVVLRVRAANVNFPDALLCRGQYQVRPPLPFTPGVEICGETEDGRRVLATSALPHGGFAEYALADAAALLPAPDSLDDAEAATLHIGYQTGWFGLHRRARLEAGETLLVHAAAGGVGSAAVQLGKAAGATVIGVVGGAEKAAVARTLGCDLVVDRRTEDVVATVKEATGGRGADVIYDPVGGTAYAQSAKLAAFEGRIVVVGFAGGTIPSPPLNHALVKNYAILGLHWGLYHTKNPELVQHCHEQLTELAARGAIKPLVSERVALQDASAAVQRVADGLSTGRIVVLPAVKNGASA